The Alkalihalobacillus sp. LMS6 genomic interval ACACTCACTTCTTCCTTATCTAAAGCAACATCAACTTGCTCTACTCCATCAAGGCTCCCTAAGGCTTGCTCAATTGACTTTACACAGTGTTGACAAGACATACCGCTTACTTTAATAATTGATTGT includes:
- the copZ gene encoding copper chaperone CopZ, with the translated sequence MEQSIIKVSGMSCQHCVKSIEQALGSLDGVEQVDVALDKEEVSVRYKKDLVSLDGLENEIEEQGYDVKK